From the Anguilla anguilla isolate fAngAng1 chromosome 6, fAngAng1.pri, whole genome shotgun sequence genome, one window contains:
- the knl1 gene encoding uncharacterized protein knl1 isoform X2 codes for MENPELKTEMDELKQPTKTKRRISSILKAPRTPLKSIATDNEDCQEETAKPTEKKRNSRRVSFASTNDIHVFVKDFKNGSSFENLLQDLSGTGEETLDNTGIHTVKDGGQQIIGMETLLNAPLHASQHQNKENIFGYGAQNDFCDKTVVFSEEDTAFMDMTHSHTIIIDNKEDGTDAAMSSCGNIDFTSAVGGAKTTGFDDSRKEGTVFESCSTSGKGPIKESELEDFLASLTQSSGSGRLSSNIKSTSSATPFTRVPSPAPKVDAKNFLAKLRAHRSVVDQENQVPVATRKSAHQDESSQQQSHWLSERTMILEQENMDLTKTHTAIIGDDGLFKRKSFALSGEQEDMEMTRSQTVVIDSRTCHMVNSSNGKARGLSMLAPNKTVMFSEADHDMDMTGPFTGCIEETQNPSTKRDERVRWLFPATNTISHLSQTDRMENTHTQIDPNVINCLWPASSDPEDMEMTRSQTVVIDSKNCQITPSLGKRRSVSCMSAPNKTVMFSEVDHDMEMTDAFTGVFEINKYSSPQKDETSLWSFPATNSISGQKDFSKRTSSRMDANVCDKSLWSATLSNPDDMEMTRSQTVVIDSKNFPMKTASLSKVRNASCVSAPNKTIVFSEEDHSMEMTDVFPGHIEENRNASTKRNETTSRLFPTTNANDHTGDADDMDMTRSQTVVIDSKNCPVNPSFGKVRSVSYLSVPNKTIMFSKVDDDMEMTGAFTGHIEENQNPSTDRHETFVAGNNQLITVAHTGQPDGMERTGNQRDVNVFHGSLPCPQSSNSDDMDMTRSQTVVIDSKNFPVNPSLGKVRRLSCLSPPNKTTVFSEVGHDMEMTDVFTGNIVENTCVRTGGNKMLDRLSTTKKNYECSGVWDSASDPNDMEMTRSRTVVIDSKYCGTAKASLSTMRKSLSCILPSSKPLMFPRGSCGVQVPKALIGLDMDCKKLLTSGCGTAAKLSPTTIKVTALDESEATGRAHSQIAACEPDYIEIRRKNVSESKYEVKQYPLPVTEKSNVYCGSDFNIKQISSEEDNGIEMIKTPAGHSVKSSHTDGDEAEMTFPSDKAKSTEISIQPASSGSGSTSEAASSEGVENEKNQSVCIISRNTEMVNSSTCIMRKGPLPDSSKTQLFSETDDMAADENTPASADEVERQVCSSPTTNSVPSPCLPNCQTVAEENTGQCDQIAFEGTTLMSADLTSLDEISCNAPLVNYTVISDEEMSHTANSENVFTTDSSGIGHGGKETEKRPKSRRMTLADFQSKLQNIGLMINEKSDLERGCHTVPIPRLTTPSSPEAREATCVQKVHSGIDDYSSGANLCMKPDHSKLDRQTNRTETFKLLNIKPWTTQLFVGGVLPKLPRRSMPLNLNREDPTGHSDIRMLPSKSKVGVTEKDGDHGEVKNIIEETLPEISSEEDLSETVEGNILRDRDQEASVSQALVDAEPIQNVTQGQKRPFPVDGHECDMPEERKMRSLTISNQNLEPSTNVVQWDSNVVDIVRENPPSFLTKTLDSTNFSSGTPNQRCEGTFEMSSHRTSQYDIQFDDPHEINFQQKLEDGSITMREFLKLFGIDFNIHRPRQSVLPENFETNSAPNSAAVLLEKHINRPKQRVYEEDCQELTEMVEKLKTRMRDQDKSLKTTNEALWEEAKTYSEEQLQSFGTKLKERKVYFRKQSKSLSHELKIGLYSKLVHTTQVAQQNLTEKIEDMDELLKHLDECLNDLQADLSSMDCAGVEEYSANSETKLTLELKQQELESLNVALVDNERRVCELELEKNSSAGKVRKLQDETVELEKQITVLDRLTEWRLSEKTDDRAVFTFLYDSMGLEVLFEKPADKTMTGEETEQNVADITFQLELDEENSHCYARLVHSLLGQFIQNESSWAQRYPTSRHIPALLHDVALVVSRCRLLGEEIHRLQKWGSLRLDILEIGCVDTQVRILFSSLKACAKFELTLAVTPAYPFTGLQLINFQNYIGNTRIDQVEEIIAAETLAKNYLTRIVKRIHNVLLC; via the exons ATGGAGAATCCCGAGTTAAAAACTGA AATGGACGAGCTGAAACAACCCACAAAGACTAAGAGGAGAATTTCATCG ATCTTGAAGGCACCTCGGACTCCCCTGAAATCTATTGCTACAGACAATGAAGACTGTCAG GAGGAAACAGCTAAACCAACTGAAAAGAAGAGGAACTCTAGGAGAGTCAGCTTTGCTTCAACAAACGATATTCATGTGTTCGTAAA agattttaaaaatggttctTCTTTTGAGAATTTGTTGCAAGACCTTTCTGGAACAG GAGAAGAAACACTGGATAATAC AGGCATCCACACTGTCAAAGATGGAGGACAGCAAATTATTG gCATGGAGACCTTGCTGAATGCCCCCCTGCATGCTTCACAGCACCAAAATAAG GAAAACATCTTTGGCTATGGAGCACAGAATGATTTTTGTGATAAAACAGTGGTGTTCTCTGAAGAAGATACTGCCTTCATGGATATGACCCACTCTCACacaattattattgataataaagAAGATGGGACTGATGCAGCTATGTCTAGCTGTGGAAACATTGACTTTACTTCTGCTGTGGGGGGAGCCAAGACTACTGGCTTTGACGATTCAAGGAAGGAAGGCACAGTCTTTGAGAGTTGTTCAACATCAGGGAAAGGTCCAATCAAAGAATCTGAGTTGGAGGACTTTCTTGCAAGTCTGACTCAGTCAAGTGGCTCTGGAAGATTATCGAGCAACATCAAATCTACAAGTTCAGCAACTCCTTTTACGAGAGTTCCATCCCCTGCCCCTAAAGTAGATGCAAAAAATTTTCTTGCTAAGCTCCGTGCTCATAGATCAGTAGTTGATCAAGAAAACCAAGTTCCAGTTGCAACAAGGAAGTCTGCACACCAAGATGAGTCCTCACAGCAGCAAAGTCATTGGCTTAGTGAGAGAACCATGATATTGGAACAGGAAAACATGGACTTGACAAAAACCCATACAGCTATAATAGGTGATGATGGACTGTTTAAACGCAAATCATTTGCACTATCTGGGGAGCAAGAGGATATGGAAATGACAAGAAGCCAAACTGTGGTTATCGACTCAAGAACTTGCCATATGGTGAATTCATCAAACGGCAAAGCGAGGGGTTTATCTATGTTGGCTCCAAACAAAACTGTCATGTTTTCAGAAGCAGACCATGACATGGATATGACGGGTCCTTTTACAGGGTGCATTGAGGAAACCCAGAACCCTTCCACCAAAAGGGATGAAAGGGTTAGATGGTTATTTCCAGCAACAAATACTATTTCTCACTTGAGTCAAACTGATAGAATGGAAAACACACATACCCAGATTGATCCCAATGTTATTAATTGCTTGTGGCCAGCTTCATCTGATCCTGAGGATATGGAGATGACGAGGAGCCAGACTGTG GTTATTGATTCCAAAAATTGTCAGATAACCCCCTCACTTGGAAAACGAAGGAGTGTGTCCTGCATGTCAGCTCCGAACAAAACGGTCATGTTTTCAGAAGTGGATCATGACATGGAGATGACTGATGCTTTTACAGGGGTCTTTGAGATAAACAAGTACTCTTCCCCCCAAAAAGATGAAACAAGTCTCTGGTCATTTCCTGCAACAAATTCCATTTCAGGTCAGAAGGACTTTTCTAAAAGGACAAGTAGCCGTATGGATGCTAATGTCTGCGATAAGAGTTTATGGTCAGCTACACTGTCAAATCCGGATGATATGGAGATGACAAGAAGCCAAACTGTGGTTATTGATTCCAAAAATTTTCCAATGAAAACTGCCTCTCTCAGCAAAGTGAGAAATGCATCCTGCGTGTCAGCTCCAAACAAAACCATTGTGTTTTCAGAAGAAGACCATAGCATGGAGATGACTGATGTTTTTCCAGGGCATATTGAAGAAAACCGGAACGCTTCCACTAAAAGGAATGAAACAACAAGCAGGTTATTCCCAACCACAAATGCTAATGATCACACAGGTGATGCCGATGACATGGATATGACAAGAAGTCAAACTGTAGTGATTGATTCCAAAAACTGTCCAGTAAATCCCTCATTTGGCAAAGTGAGAAGTGTATCCTACCTTTCTGTCCCAAACAAAACcattatgttttcaaaagtgGATGATGACATGGAGATGACCGGCGCATTTACAGGGCATATTGAAGAAAACCAGAACCCTTCCACCGACAGACATGAAACATTTGTAGCTGGAAATAACCAGCTAATCACTGTTGCTCACACAGGTCAACCTGATGGTATGGAAAGGACAGGTAACCAAAGAGATGTTAATGTTTTTCATGGCAGTTTACCCTGCCCTCAATCATCAAATTCTGATGATATGGATATGACAAGGAGCCAAACTGTAGTAATTGATTCCAAAAATTTCCCAGTAAATCCCTCTTTAGGTAAAGTAAGAAGATTATCTTGCCTGTCACCTCCAAACAAAACGACTGTGTTTTCTGAAGTGGGCCATGACATGGAGATGACTGATGTCTTTACAGGGAACATTGTGGAAAACACCTGCGTTCGAACTGGTGGGAATAAAATGCTGGATAGATTAtccactacaaaaaaaaactatgaatgcAGTGGGGTGTGGGATTCCGCATCTGATCCTAATGACATGGAAATGACCAGAAGCCGGACTGTTGTTATTGACTCCAAATATTGTGGAACAGCAAAGGCCTCACTCAGCACTATGAGAAAAAGCTTGTCCTGTATATTGCCTTCCTCTAAACCTCTCATGTTTCCTAGAGGTTCCTGTGGGGTGCAGGTTCCCAAAGCGCTTATAGGACTTGACATGGATTGTAAGAAATTACTCACAAGTGGATGTGGCACAGCAGCCAAGTTGTCCCCTACAACAATCAAAGTCACAGCTTTGGATGAGTCTGAAGCTACGGGAAGAGCACATAGTCAAATAGCTGCTTGTGAACCTGATTATATTGAAATCAGACGCAAGAATGTTTCTGAGTCCAAATATGAGGTAAAGCAATATCCTTTGCCTGTTACTGAAAAGAGTAATGTGTATTGTGGATCAGatttcaatataaaacaaatttcatCTGAAGAAGACAATGGCATTGAAATGATCAAAACCCCTGCTGGACATTCTGTGAAAAGCAGCCATACAGATGGTGATGAGGCAGAAATGACATTCCCCTCTGATAAAGCTAAATCCACAGAAATAAGTATTCAGCCGGCTTCTTCTGGTAGCGGTTCTACTTCGGAAGCTGCATCATCTGAAGGCGTGGAGAATGAAAAGAACCAGAGTGTTTGTATCATCAGCAGAAACACGGAGATGGTAAATTCCTCCACTTGCATAATGAGAAAAGGTCCCCTGCCAGACTCAAGCAAAACCCAATTGTTTTCTGAAACTGACGACATGGCAGCTGATGAAAATACACCCGCCTCTGCTGATGAAGTGGAAAGGCAGGTTTGCTCATCGCCCACAACCAATTCTGTTCCTTCCCCATGTCTACCTAATTGTCAAACTGTGGCTGAAGAAAATACAGGGCAATGTGACCAGATTGCCTTTGAAGGCACAACCCTCATGTCTGCTGATTTAACAAGTCTTGATGAAATCAGCTGTAATGCTCCTCTTGTGAATTATACTGTGATTAGCGATGAAGAGATGTCCCACACAGCCAACTCCGAGAACGTATTTACCACTGATTCCTCTGGAATAGGCCATGGtggaaaagaaactgaaaaacgACCTAAGTCTCGGCGGATGACCTTGGCAGATTTTCAGTCAAAACTTCAGAACATTGGCCTTATGATAAATGAAAAGTCTGACCTCGAGAGAGGTTGTCACACAGTCCCCATACCTCGGTTGACAACCCCTTCATCACCTGAGGCTAGAGAAGCAACTTGCGTACAAAAAGTACACTCTGGCATTGATGACTACAGTAGCGGTGCAAACTTATGCATGAAGCCAGATCATTCAAAATTGGACAGACAAACCAACAGGACAGAAACTTTTAAACTTTTGAACATCAAGCCTTGGACAACCCAGCTGTTTGTTGGTGGTGTTCTGCCAAAGCTGCCCCGGAGGAGCATGCCACTCAACCTGAATCGAGAGGACCCCACAGGGCACAGTGACATCAGAATGTTGCCAAGTAAAAGCAAAGTTGGTGTTACAGAGAAAGATGGAGACCATGGTGAGGTTAAGAATATCATTGAAGAAACGCTGCCCGAGATCAGCAGTGAGGAGGATCTGTCTGAAACAGTTGAAGGCAACATCCTCAGAGACCGTGACCAGGAGGCAAGTGTGAGTCAGGCTCTTGTAGATGCTGAACCAATTCAGAATGTCACACAAGGCCAGAAGAGACCTTTCCCTGTGGACGGTCATGAATGTGACATGCCGGAGGAAAGGAAGATGAGAAGCCTTACCATTTCCAACCAAAATCTA GAACCGTCCACAAATGTTGTTCAGTGGGACAGCAATGTTGTGGATATTGTACGAGAGAACCCCCCTAGCTTCCTGACAAAGACTCTGGACAGCACCAACTTCAGCAGCGGTACACCAAACCAGAGATGTGAGGGGACGTTTGAGATGAGCA GTCACAGAACCAGTCAGTATGACATCCAATTTGATGACCCACATGAAATAAACTTTCAACAG AAACTGGAAGATGGTAGCATTACCATGAGGGAGTTCCTGAAGCTTTTTGGCATCGACTTTAACATCCACAGACCTCGGCAGAGTGTTCTCCCAGAAAAT TTTGAGACCAATTCAGCGCCTAACTCAGCAGCAGTCCTGTTGGAGAAGCACATTAATCGCCCCAAACAAAGGGTTTATGAAGAGGACTGTCAAGAGCTTACAGAGATGGTGGAGAA ATTGAAAACACGGATGCGAGACCAAGATAAATCTCTTAAAACCACTAATGAAGCACTTTGGGAAGAGGCAAAAACCTACTCTGAAGAGCAG ttACAGAGCTTTGGGACCaagctgaaagagagaaaggtgTACTTCCGAAAGCAAAGCAAATCTCTCTCCCATGAATTGAAAATTGGCTTGTACTCCAAACTAGTGCACACAACCCAG GTTGCACAACAGAACTTGACAGAGAAGATTGAGGACATGGATGAGTTGCTGAAACATCTTGATGAATGCTTGAATGACTTGCAAGCTG ACCTGTCCTCAATGGATTGTGCTGGGGTAGAAGAGTACAGTGCCAACTCTGAAACTAAACTCACCCTAGAACTCAAACAACAAG AGCTGGAGTCTCTCAACGTGGCTCTTGTTGACAATGAGAG GCGGGTGTGTGAACTGGAACTGGAGAAAAACAGCTCAGCAGGCAAAGTGAGAAAGCTGCAGGACGAAACTGTGGAGCTCGAAAAGCAGATCACTGTTCTGGATAG ACTGACTGAGTGGAGGCTGTCTGAAAAGACTGACGACAGGGCAGTCTTCACATTCCTGTATGACTCCATGGGCCTGGAGGTGCTGTTTGAAAAACCTGCtg ATAAAACCATGACTGGTGAAGAGACTGAGCAGAACGTTGCAGATATTACATTTCAGCTGGAGCTGGATG AGGAAAATTCGCACTGTTACGCCCGTCTGGTCCACAGCCTCCTTGGCCAGTTCATACAGAACGAGAGCAGCTGGGCCCAGAGGTACCCGACGAGTCGACACATCCCAGCG CTCCTCCATGATGTGGCCCTGGTGGTGAGCCGCTGTCGCCTCCTTGGGGAGGAGATCCACCGTCTACAGAAGTGGGGTTCTCTCAGGTTGGACATCCTGGAAATCGGCTGTGTGGACACTCA AGTGAGAATTCTGTTCTCTAGCCTTAAAGCTTGTGCCAAGTTTGAGCTGACACTGGCTGTTACACCAGCCTATCCTTTCACTGGACTCCAGTTGATAAACTTCCAAAACTATATTGGAAATACAAG GATCGACCAAGTGGAGGAAATCATAGCTGCAGAAACACTTGCAAAAAACTACTTGACGAGGATAGTGAAGAGGATCCATAATGTTTTGTTGTGCTGA